From Bacteroidota bacterium, the proteins below share one genomic window:
- a CDS encoding N(4)-(beta-N-acetylglucosaminyl)-L-asparaginase codes for MALPRRRFLQLSSFAAAFLAGGRSWARATSPLVTADGPIVLSTWDHGIPANVAAWDVLSRGGRALDAVEAGVRVPEADPKVQSVGYGGLPDRDGRVTLDACIMDERAGCGSVAFLEHIMHPISVARLVMEKTPHVMLVGEGALKFALDHGFKKEELLTPESKKAWEEWLKTSEYKPVVNWENHDTIGMIALDAKGDLSGACTTSGMAYKLHGRVGDSPIIGAGLFVDNEVGAATSTGVGEEVIRICGSHLVVELMRQGNAPEDACRIAVERIVKNQPEKSKNIQVGFLALNKHGEYGAYCLQPGFNYAVKSGRVENKLFDGKSFYK; via the coding sequence ATGGCACTTCCACGTCGCAGGTTTCTTCAATTGAGTTCGTTTGCCGCCGCGTTTCTGGCAGGCGGTCGTTCATGGGCCAGGGCCACATCGCCATTGGTAACTGCTGATGGCCCCATCGTACTTTCAACCTGGGATCATGGTATTCCGGCGAATGTCGCGGCCTGGGATGTCTTGTCGAGAGGCGGACGAGCGCTCGATGCCGTAGAAGCCGGGGTGCGCGTACCCGAAGCGGACCCGAAAGTTCAATCCGTCGGCTACGGCGGTTTGCCGGATCGCGACGGACGTGTTACCCTCGACGCCTGCATCATGGACGAACGCGCCGGTTGCGGATCGGTCGCATTCCTGGAACATATCATGCATCCGATCAGTGTAGCCAGATTGGTCATGGAGAAGACCCCGCATGTCATGTTGGTTGGAGAAGGCGCCCTGAAGTTCGCCCTGGATCATGGATTCAAGAAGGAAGAACTGTTGACGCCGGAATCAAAAAAGGCGTGGGAGGAATGGTTGAAGACGTCCGAATACAAACCGGTTGTCAATTGGGAAAATCATGATACGATCGGCATGATCGCGCTGGATGCGAAAGGTGACCTTTCCGGCGCATGCACGACCAGTGGTATGGCGTACAAGCTCCATGGTCGGGTCGGAGATTCTCCCATCATTGGCGCCGGGCTGTTTGTTGACAATGAAGTCGGCGCTGCCACTTCTACGGGAGTCGGAGAGGAGGTCATCCGCATTTGCGGATCGCACCTCGTGGTGGAGCTTATGCGGCAGGGGAATGCTCCCGAAGACGCATGCCGAATCGCGGTTGAACGGATCGTAAAGAATCAGCCGGAAAAGTCGAAGAACATCCAGGTTGGTTTCCTTGCCTTGAACAAGCATGGTGAATATGGCGCTTATTGCCTGCAGCCCGGTTTTAACTATGCGGTCAAGTCGGGCCGTGTAGAGAACAAACTCTTCGACGGAAAATCATTTTACAAGTAA
- a CDS encoding family 20 glycosylhydrolase, translating into MISLILTLGIFFMDHTVFAQGADLPLVPRPESIKRGEGVFRFNANTELLFTDAKLGSEAGLFATLIEQLYGFRPVSKTAAASRPNSIYLSLDGNASLGNEGYRLTVSTGEVVIQARAAAGIFYGLQTLYQLMPAGKVISAEVPVVEIEDVPRFGWRGMHLDVCRHFFTKQEIFRYLDHLARYKMNRFHWHLTEDQGWRIEIKKYPRLQVVSAWRNGTRIGHYSESPERYDTIRYGGYYSQDDVREVVAYAAQRHIEVIPEIEMPGHALAALAAYPELSCTGGPFETGRTWGVFQDVFCTREETFSFLQDVLTEVCALFPGKYIHIGGDECPKDRWKSCPRCQARMKELGLADEHALQSWFVQRMEKFVATKGKRIIGWDEILEGGLAPDATVMSWRGYAGGMDAARQGHDVIMAPTAYCYLDYYQSNNPGEPLSIGGYLPIDMVYRFEPVPDALSASEGKYILGTQGNLWTEYIPNFRQVEYMALPRMIALAEVAWSPKAGKDFADFSRRLVSHMKLLDLLKVNYSKAICDVRLESLPLERSQLAVSLSSSYPSGQIRYSMDGKDPDLRSPLYERPIPIGQSAGVKAAMFDGGRRIGSVASQVYRLNRATASKVQLANPPAEEYANGGAFRLVDGVTGPIPWFGSDWLGFSGTDLDATIDLGVAQEIRRVAVDFLEDRGSWIWYPISVEVSVSQDGRNFTPVGSWTKETAGTVDRWCTIKFPPTAAQYVRIVARNAGVIPDGNAGAGRPAWLFADEIQAE; encoded by the coding sequence ATGATTAGTCTGATCCTGACACTCGGGATCTTCTTCATGGATCATACTGTCTTTGCTCAAGGAGCGGACTTGCCGCTGGTTCCCAGGCCGGAATCCATCAAACGGGGTGAGGGAGTATTTCGCTTCAATGCGAACACCGAGCTCTTGTTCACGGATGCCAAACTGGGCTCCGAAGCGGGATTGTTTGCGACCTTGATCGAACAGCTGTATGGTTTTCGTCCGGTCTCAAAAACAGCCGCAGCTTCCCGCCCCAACTCAATCTACCTGTCGCTGGATGGAAACGCTTCATTGGGAAATGAAGGCTATCGACTGACGGTATCCACAGGCGAAGTGGTCATTCAAGCCAGGGCTGCAGCCGGTATTTTCTATGGCCTTCAGACGCTGTATCAGTTGATGCCGGCCGGGAAAGTGATCAGCGCTGAAGTGCCGGTAGTGGAGATAGAAGATGTGCCACGTTTCGGCTGGCGGGGAATGCACCTCGATGTTTGCAGGCACTTTTTTACTAAGCAGGAGATTTTCCGTTACCTGGATCACCTGGCTCGCTATAAAATGAACCGGTTCCACTGGCACCTGACCGAAGATCAGGGTTGGAGGATCGAGATCAAGAAGTATCCAAGGTTGCAGGTAGTAAGCGCATGGCGGAACGGTACGCGCATCGGACATTACAGCGAGAGTCCGGAACGGTACGATACGATCCGTTATGGAGGGTATTATTCCCAGGATGATGTTCGGGAAGTGGTCGCCTATGCAGCGCAACGGCACATCGAAGTGATTCCGGAGATCGAAATGCCCGGACATGCGCTTGCAGCTTTGGCCGCGTACCCGGAATTGTCTTGCACCGGCGGTCCGTTTGAAACCGGTCGTACCTGGGGCGTTTTTCAGGATGTGTTCTGTACGCGTGAAGAGACGTTTTCCTTCCTGCAGGATGTGCTGACCGAGGTGTGCGCCCTGTTCCCGGGGAAATACATCCATATCGGAGGTGATGAATGTCCGAAGGATCGCTGGAAATCCTGCCCGCGTTGCCAGGCGCGCATGAAGGAGCTGGGTCTTGCAGATGAACATGCCTTGCAGAGTTGGTTTGTTCAGCGGATGGAAAAATTCGTCGCGACAAAGGGAAAACGGATCATTGGATGGGATGAAATCCTCGAAGGTGGATTAGCTCCCGACGCTACGGTGATGTCATGGCGTGGCTATGCAGGTGGTATGGATGCAGCTCGTCAGGGACATGATGTGATCATGGCGCCTACAGCCTATTGTTACCTCGATTATTACCAATCCAACAATCCGGGTGAGCCCCTGTCGATCGGTGGTTACCTTCCAATTGACATGGTCTATCGTTTCGAACCGGTTCCCGATGCTTTGTCGGCAAGCGAAGGCAAGTACATTCTGGGAACACAGGGAAACTTGTGGACAGAGTACATACCGAATTTCAGGCAAGTCGAGTACATGGCACTTCCCCGCATGATCGCCCTCGCAGAGGTTGCCTGGTCGCCGAAAGCCGGAAAGGACTTCGCGGATTTTTCTCGCAGGTTAGTGTCCCACATGAAATTACTCGACCTGCTCAAGGTGAATTACAGTAAGGCGATCTGTGATGTTCGTTTGGAATCACTCCCACTTGAACGATCACAACTGGCGGTATCCCTTAGTTCAAGTTACCCTTCCGGACAGATTCGTTATTCGATGGATGGGAAAGATCCGGATTTGCGATCTCCTTTATACGAGCGTCCGATTCCGATTGGGCAATCAGCAGGCGTTAAGGCTGCTATGTTTGATGGAGGACGTCGTATCGGCAGTGTTGCCAGTCAGGTTTACCGACTTAATCGTGCAACCGCCTCTAAAGTACAACTTGCCAATCCGCCTGCGGAGGAATATGCCAACGGTGGCGCGTTCCGATTGGTGGACGGAGTAACCGGCCCGATTCCGTGGTTCGGTTCTGACTGGCTTGGATTCTCGGGAACCGACCTGGATGCTACAATCGATCTTGGTGTAGCGCAGGAAATCCGGCGTGTGGCGGTTGACTTTCTGGAAGATCGTGGTTCCTGGATCTGGTATCCGATATCCGTTGAAGTGTCCGTCAGCCAGGATGGCAGGAACTTCACACCGGTTGGAAGTTGGACGAAGGAAACTGCCGGAACGGTTGATCGTTGGTGCACCATTAAGTTTCCGCCGACCGCTGCGCAGTATGTCCGCATCGTCGCGCGCAATGCCGGTGTCATCCCGGATGGAAATGCAGGTGCCGGCAGACCTGCCTGGTTGTTTGCGGATGAAATTCAGGCTGAATAA
- a CDS encoding cold shock domain-containing protein gives METGTVKFFNESKGFGFIVSDESKKDVFVHHSGLIDKVRENDRVEFEVTEGRKGLNAVNVKRIQ, from the coding sequence ATGGAAACCGGAACGGTTAAATTTTTTAATGAATCCAAAGGTTTTGGGTTCATTGTGTCGGATGAATCGAAGAAGGATGTCTTCGTTCATCACAGCGGACTCATCGACAAAGTTCGTGAGAACGACAGAGTAGAATTCGAAGTTACCGAAGGACGTAAAGGTCTCAATGCCGTCAACGTCAAACGAATTCAGTAA
- a CDS encoding copper homeostasis protein CutC, with the protein MSVLIEVAAGNLESVVAAAEGGADRIELCSALSAGGLTPSPGFALEARAITRLPIFAMIRPREGDFFYTESEFQSMMHDIRILKETGVDGFVFGALTESGRVDEENCKALLTLCNPLPVTFHRAFDRAADPMQSLEAIIALGFSRLLTSGQADSAWQGRSLIRELVLAAGDRIAILAGAGVSADHARQLVEESGVKEIHLSAKRSRVRRLPAAHALTEDRPDGVSDPSFIRLLKQALG; encoded by the coding sequence ATGAGTGTATTGATCGAAGTAGCGGCGGGAAACCTGGAATCCGTGGTCGCCGCCGCGGAAGGTGGTGCTGACCGTATTGAATTGTGTTCCGCACTCTCTGCCGGAGGCTTGACACCCTCTCCCGGCTTTGCCCTGGAGGCTCGTGCCATTACGCGTCTTCCGATCTTTGCCATGATCCGGCCGCGCGAGGGAGATTTTTTTTATACGGAGTCCGAGTTTCAATCCATGATGCACGATATCCGGATTCTCAAGGAAACCGGCGTCGACGGATTCGTCTTCGGAGCCTTGACGGAATCCGGACGGGTCGACGAGGAGAACTGTAAAGCGCTGTTAACGCTTTGCAACCCATTGCCAGTCACTTTTCACCGGGCATTCGACCGTGCCGCCGACCCCATGCAGAGCCTGGAAGCAATCATCGCGCTCGGCTTTTCACGCTTGCTGACCTCCGGTCAGGCCGATAGTGCCTGGCAGGGGCGATCGTTGATACGTGAGCTGGTCCTGGCAGCAGGAGATCGTATAGCCATTCTCGCAGGTGCCGGTGTTTCCGCGGACCATGCTCGTCAGCTCGTGGAAGAATCAGGCGTGAAGGAAATTCACCTTTCCGCAAAGCGATCGCGCGTACGACGACTGCCTGCCGCGCACGCATTGACGGAAGATCGCCCGGATGGGGTTTCGGACCCTTCCTTCATCCGGTTGCTGAAACAAGCCCTTGGATGA
- a CDS encoding glycoside hydrolase family 2 protein: MKKLFAFALVCCTVFLSEALARPGKFVWTLGGQWEFRQQDSTEWWPAIVPGTVHRDLLRAGRIPDPYFGTNESRLGWIDSVAWIYRCRFDASAELLSRRNIELVLDGLDTYATVSLNGVELLTADNMFRQWSVAVKSVLREKKNELLIRFKPAILVARQQAEKTDIVIPGEDRIYARKAAYHFGWDWGARFIGCGVYSPVHLDAWDDFQFEATRFTIERLDSAVAVVNFTTEVQVAVPGRYHLRVAGGKGSESVYEVWSDLNAGKQQLSVSGRIEQPRLWWPNRSGGHPLYPFRITVSDSRGDAVEDSLLVGLRSIRLQQDVDSVGSAFTVVVNDRPLFMKGANIIPPDHFSTMSDDSSWVALVRLANETGMNMLRVWGGGIYPPNAFYNACDSLGILVWQDFMFACSMVPLDDEFRKNVEQEAIGQVRRLRNHPSLALWCGNNESDEGWNNWGWQRQYGYTPEDSMRVKAAYDCLFHDVLPGVVKSNDDRPYHPSSPATGWGRSAAYRVGDVHYWGVWWGHAPFATYEDHYGRFVSEYGFQGLPCMATIREFAGSEVLDASKGALAAHQKHPTGYQTITEYMKARYRDPKDIQSYAHVSQLLQADALVTAIDAHRGAMPLCMGSLYWQLNDTWPVVSWSTVDHTGRKKAAHWAVTEAFSTVRLLPRVDGQRLEVRVVNDSATDLLLRMELTLIDFHGNIRWSEVAAADAKSSAVSRVYSSNLAPVLRFMDTCDAMLRIRLVSHDEVISQRDVFFTSPRNLKLYRPAMSIKVIPGPVGAQYIELRSSVLALGVELSVDGDPSWFEENYFTLLPKENYRIRIVERPGKTFDSTRLRFRSLVDTY, from the coding sequence ATGAAGAAGCTGTTCGCGTTTGCCCTGGTCTGCTGCACGGTGTTCCTGTCGGAGGCATTGGCCCGCCCGGGTAAGTTTGTTTGGACACTGGGAGGACAGTGGGAATTCCGTCAGCAGGATTCTACCGAATGGTGGCCGGCAATTGTTCCCGGCACGGTACACCGCGACCTCTTGCGTGCAGGAAGAATTCCAGACCCTTATTTCGGTACGAACGAGTCTCGTCTTGGCTGGATTGACAGCGTTGCCTGGATTTACCGATGCCGCTTTGATGCAAGCGCCGAGTTGTTGTCGCGCAGAAATATCGAGTTGGTACTTGACGGCTTGGATACGTATGCGACTGTCAGCCTGAACGGAGTCGAATTGCTTACTGCCGACAATATGTTCCGGCAGTGGAGCGTCGCCGTAAAGTCAGTACTCCGGGAGAAGAAGAATGAACTGTTGATCAGATTCAAGCCGGCTATACTGGTCGCGCGTCAGCAGGCGGAGAAAACAGACATCGTCATTCCTGGGGAAGACCGAATTTATGCGCGTAAAGCCGCTTATCATTTCGGTTGGGATTGGGGAGCCCGTTTCATTGGATGCGGCGTCTATAGTCCGGTTCACCTCGATGCTTGGGATGATTTTCAGTTTGAAGCCACCAGGTTCACGATCGAACGTCTAGATTCCGCTGTGGCCGTTGTGAATTTTACCACGGAGGTACAAGTCGCGGTTCCGGGACGGTATCACCTTCGTGTTGCCGGAGGGAAAGGGTCCGAAAGCGTTTATGAAGTGTGGAGTGATCTGAATGCAGGGAAGCAACAACTTTCCGTAAGTGGAAGGATCGAGCAGCCCAGGCTCTGGTGGCCCAACCGAAGTGGCGGCCATCCGTTGTATCCTTTTCGTATTACCGTGTCCGACAGCAGAGGCGATGCGGTCGAAGATTCCCTCCTGGTCGGTTTACGCTCGATCCGCCTTCAGCAGGACGTGGATAGTGTCGGTAGTGCGTTCACCGTGGTCGTGAACGATCGTCCATTGTTCATGAAAGGTGCCAACATCATCCCTCCGGATCATTTCAGTACCATGTCGGATGATTCATCCTGGGTGGCTTTGGTGAGACTGGCGAATGAAACGGGTATGAATATGCTACGCGTTTGGGGTGGAGGGATCTATCCGCCGAATGCGTTTTACAATGCTTGTGATAGCCTTGGAATTCTGGTATGGCAGGATTTCATGTTCGCCTGCTCCATGGTCCCGTTGGATGATGAGTTTAGGAAAAATGTCGAGCAGGAAGCGATCGGGCAAGTACGTCGTCTTCGGAATCATCCGAGTCTTGCCTTGTGGTGTGGCAACAATGAATCGGACGAAGGTTGGAACAACTGGGGCTGGCAGCGTCAATACGGATACACACCGGAAGACTCGATGCGAGTCAAGGCGGCCTATGATTGTCTGTTTCATGATGTGCTTCCCGGTGTGGTCAAATCAAATGACGATCGTCCCTATCACCCCTCTTCCCCGGCAACGGGTTGGGGACGTAGTGCGGCTTATCGGGTAGGGGACGTGCATTATTGGGGCGTATGGTGGGGACATGCTCCGTTCGCTACCTATGAAGATCATTATGGCCGGTTCGTCAGTGAGTATGGTTTTCAAGGGCTTCCCTGCATGGCGACCATTCGTGAGTTCGCAGGTTCGGAAGTGTTGGATGCATCCAAAGGCGCGCTGGCGGCACATCAGAAGCATCCTACCGGCTATCAGACGATCACCGAATACATGAAAGCGCGGTACCGCGACCCAAAGGACATTCAATCGTATGCGCATGTATCTCAATTGTTGCAAGCGGATGCTCTTGTCACGGCGATTGATGCACATCGAGGCGCCATGCCGCTTTGTATGGGGTCGTTGTACTGGCAACTGAACGATACCTGGCCGGTGGTTTCCTGGAGTACGGTGGATCATACCGGCCGCAAGAAGGCGGCGCACTGGGCGGTCACCGAAGCGTTCAGTACCGTTCGACTCTTACCACGGGTGGATGGGCAGCGACTGGAAGTGCGGGTCGTGAATGATTCAGCGACCGATCTCCTGCTGCGGATGGAGCTCACGCTGATCGATTTCCATGGGAATATCCGTTGGAGCGAAGTGGCCGCTGCCGATGCAAAGTCGTCCGCTGTCAGTCGGGTGTATTCCTCCAATCTCGCGCCCGTACTGCGATTCATGGATACCTGCGATGCCATGTTGAGGATCCGCTTGGTGTCACACGATGAGGTCATCAGCCAGCGTGACGTTTTCTTTACTTCACCCAGGAATTTGAAATTATACCGGCCGGCCATGTCGATCAAGGTCATACCCGGGCCGGTAGGAGCGCAATACATTGAGCTTCGCTCCAGTGTTCTTGCGCTGGGTGTCGAACTCAGTGTGGACGGGGATCCTTCCTGGTTTGAGGAAAACTATTTTACCTTGTTGCCAAAGGAGAATTATCGCATTCGAATAGTGGAAAGACCGGGGAAGACATTCGACAGCACACGTCTACGCTTTCGATCCCTGGTCGATACGTATTAA
- a CDS encoding ROK family protein: MNQRVAAAIDIGGTNTAIGLVTAEGRLLAKTSILTTDHPTPERLVEGVAASIQGLLKQTPGTVPVHIGIGAPNGNYFKGTIEFAPNLLWKGIVPLASLFQDRMNLPAVLTNDANAAALGELYYGAARGMKDYLFITLGTGLGSGVVVNGQVVYGHDGFAGELGHTIVIQHGRPCGCGRRGCLEQYCSSTGLVRTYAEIMRSTGAEKRHPDGEPDARGIYELALAGDEDAFYAFNYTGEMLGFALANAVAITSPEAIFLFGGIAAAGELLFNPTQISFEKNLLNIYKHKVKLLPSGLPENDAALLGAASLAWNEWKTES; the protein is encoded by the coding sequence ATGAATCAACGAGTAGCTGCAGCGATCGATATAGGAGGGACCAACACGGCCATCGGACTGGTAACAGCCGAGGGGCGTTTGCTGGCAAAGACCAGTATACTGACAACCGATCATCCGACGCCTGAACGACTCGTGGAAGGAGTTGCCGCATCCATTCAGGGTCTGCTGAAACAAACTCCCGGTACTGTTCCGGTTCATATCGGAATAGGGGCGCCCAACGGAAATTACTTTAAAGGTACGATCGAGTTTGCCCCGAACCTCCTCTGGAAGGGAATTGTTCCATTGGCAAGTTTGTTCCAGGATCGAATGAACCTGCCGGCAGTGTTGACCAACGATGCCAACGCTGCGGCATTGGGTGAACTTTATTATGGGGCAGCCAGGGGAATGAAAGATTACCTCTTCATCACCCTGGGAACCGGTTTGGGCAGCGGCGTCGTCGTGAATGGGCAAGTGGTCTACGGTCACGACGGATTCGCCGGTGAGCTCGGGCATACCATCGTGATCCAGCATGGCCGTCCCTGTGGTTGCGGCCGACGCGGATGCCTCGAACAATATTGCAGTTCGACGGGCCTGGTCAGGACCTATGCGGAAATAATGCGCAGTACTGGAGCCGAAAAGAGACATCCGGATGGCGAACCCGACGCTCGGGGGATCTATGAATTAGCGCTTGCCGGCGATGAAGACGCTTTCTACGCATTCAATTACACCGGAGAAATGCTGGGTTTCGCGCTCGCGAACGCGGTTGCGATCACCAGCCCGGAAGCCATTTTCCTTTTCGGCGGAATCGCAGCGGCAGGAGAGCTGTTGTTCAATCCCACGCAGATCAGTTTCGAAAAGAACCTACTCAATATCTATAAGCATAAAGTGAAACTATTGCCCAGCGGGTTGCCCGAAAACGATGCGGCCTTGCTGGGAGCAGCTTCTCTTGCCTGGAACGAATGGAAAACAGAAAGTTGA
- a CDS encoding GatB/YqeY domain-containing protein, with the protein MALEERITADLKTAMLAKDDAALRGLRAIKQAILLAKTSGGGGTIAEADEVRMLQKLVKQRKESVEIYVQQGREDLAVAEREEIAVIEGYLPALMSEAEVRSALQAIIAQVGATGPGELGKVMGVATKQLAGKADNKLVSQLVKELLSGN; encoded by the coding sequence ATGGCACTTGAAGAAAGAATAACCGCCGATCTGAAAACGGCTATGCTCGCTAAGGACGATGCCGCATTGCGCGGGCTCCGTGCGATCAAGCAGGCCATTCTGCTTGCAAAGACTTCCGGCGGTGGCGGAACCATCGCTGAAGCCGATGAGGTCAGGATGTTGCAAAAACTGGTTAAGCAACGAAAAGAGTCTGTCGAGATCTACGTACAGCAGGGCAGGGAAGACCTGGCCGTCGCGGAGCGTGAAGAGATCGCAGTTATCGAGGGGTATCTCCCGGCACTGATGAGTGAGGCGGAAGTCCGCTCGGCTCTTCAGGCGATCATTGCGCAGGTCGGCGCTACCGGACCAGGGGAACTTGGTAAGGTCATGGGGGTGGCCACTAAACAACTGGCTGGAAAGGCCGATAATAAGCTCGTTTCGCAGCTCGTCAAGGAATTACTCTCCGGAAATTGA